In Stomatohabitans albus, one genomic interval encodes:
- the rpsI gene encoding 30S ribosomal protein S9, protein MTTESMAALEQLSAQLGDSEETTLAPAARPQTNRTIFTGRRKRSIARVRLVPGTGKFNINGRELEDYFPTEILQMTVNEPFAALDQIGVWDVVARIHGGGISGQAGAIRLGIARALEAQDEEWRPPLKKAGLLTRDDRKVERKKYGLKKARKAPQYSKR, encoded by the coding sequence ATGACCACTGAATCCATGGCTGCCCTTGAGCAGCTGAGCGCGCAACTTGGCGACAGCGAAGAAACGACCCTTGCCCCAGCCGCTCGCCCACAGACCAACCGCACGATCTTCACCGGTCGTCGTAAGCGTTCAATCGCTCGTGTTCGTCTTGTCCCGGGAACGGGCAAGTTCAACATCAACGGGCGTGAGCTTGAAGATTATTTCCCCACCGAGATTCTTCAGATGACGGTTAACGAGCCGTTCGCAGCCCTTGACCAGATAGGTGTCTGGGATGTTGTTGCACGAATCCATGGTGGCGGTATCAGCGGCCAGGCCGGTGCTATCCGGTTGGGTATTGCTCGTGCCCTGGAAGCTCAGGACGAAGAATGGCGGCCACCGCTGAAAAAGGCCGGGTTGTTGACCCGTGACGATCGTAAGGTTGAGCGCAAGAAGTACGGCCTCAAGAAAGCTCGTAAGGCTCCTCAATACTCTAAGCGCTAA
- the rplM gene encoding 50S ribosomal protein L13, with amino-acid sequence MRTFSPTPKDIDRQWVLIDAKDQVLGRVATQVAQVLRGKHKPTFAPHMDMGDYVVVINASEIRLTGNKAVDRWKWTHTGFPGGIKGRPLGETLASDPRKTVTDAVKGMLPHNKLGRAQLKKLRVYAGAEHPHEENNPQPLTLG; translated from the coding sequence ATGCGCACGTTTAGCCCAACTCCTAAAGACATCGACCGCCAGTGGGTCCTTATCGACGCCAAGGACCAGGTACTTGGCCGCGTCGCTACTCAGGTTGCTCAGGTGCTTCGTGGAAAGCACAAGCCGACCTTCGCCCCGCACATGGACATGGGCGATTATGTCGTTGTCATCAACGCTAGTGAAATCCGTTTAACGGGTAACAAAGCTGTAGATCGTTGGAAGTGGACCCACACCGGCTTCCCTGGCGGGATTAAAGGTCGCCCATTGGGTGAGACCTTGGCCAGTGATCCACGTAAGACTGTCACTGACGCCGTCAAGGGCATGTTGCCACACAACAAGCTCGGCCGCGCCCAGCTCAAGAAGCTGCGCGTATACGCTGGGGCTGAACATCCCCACGAAGAGAACAACCCGCAGCCGCTTACTCTCGGCTAG
- the glpX gene encoding class II fructose-bisphosphatase yields the protein MNLSPDRNLAMELVRATEAAAIAAGRWMGRADKEAGDQAAVDAMRSMLTTVDIRGVVVIGEGEKDEAPMLFNGETVGSGYGPPTDIAVDPIDGTTMLAQGRPGALSVLAMAPRGTMFDPGPVMYMMKWVVGPNAVDRVDIDAPIAENLKAIADAEGKNIGDLTIVMLDRPRHDQMAAEVREAGARLSMISDGDIAGALSASLPTGGADALIGIGGTPEGVVTACAMKAIGGHMLARLYPRNDQERKAAIEQGYDLEKVLTTDDLVNSDDTVFVCTSITGGNFLNGVEYTGHGIRTTSLSMRSKSGTIRQITADHSMEKLQQLQTMA from the coding sequence ATGAATCTTTCACCAGATCGAAACCTTGCAATGGAACTTGTGCGTGCCACTGAGGCCGCGGCAATTGCTGCTGGACGTTGGATGGGGCGTGCTGACAAAGAAGCGGGTGACCAAGCCGCTGTAGATGCGATGCGCTCAATGCTCACTACCGTCGATATTCGAGGTGTTGTTGTTATCGGAGAAGGGGAGAAAGATGAAGCCCCTATGCTCTTTAACGGGGAAACGGTTGGCTCTGGCTATGGGCCGCCAACCGATATAGCCGTGGATCCGATTGATGGCACCACAATGCTCGCGCAAGGCCGTCCAGGCGCGTTGAGTGTGCTCGCGATGGCTCCGAGGGGAACGATGTTCGACCCAGGCCCCGTGATGTATATGATGAAGTGGGTCGTTGGCCCTAATGCCGTCGACAGAGTCGACATTGACGCCCCTATTGCGGAGAATCTCAAGGCGATCGCTGACGCTGAGGGCAAAAATATTGGAGACCTCACCATCGTGATGCTTGACCGCCCCCGCCATGACCAGATGGCTGCTGAGGTGCGCGAAGCTGGTGCCCGCCTATCCATGATTAGTGATGGTGACATTGCCGGAGCCCTTAGTGCGTCGCTTCCAACGGGAGGTGCTGATGCCTTGATTGGTATTGGTGGAACCCCCGAAGGGGTGGTTACCGCCTGCGCGATGAAGGCAATCGGTGGGCACATGTTGGCTCGGCTCTATCCACGCAATGATCAAGAACGTAAAGCGGCAATCGAACAGGGGTATGACCTTGAAAAGGTCCTTACCACTGATGATTTGGTCAATAGCGATGACACGGTGTTCGTTTGTACATCCATTACGGGCGGTAATTTCCTGAATGGCGTTGAGTACACCGGTCATGGTATCCGTACAACCTCGCTCAGTATGCGATCGAAATCAGGCACCATCCGCCAGATTACGGCAGATCATTCCATGGAAAAGCTGCAACAGCTTCAGACGATGGCCTAA
- the truA gene encoding tRNA pseudouridine(38-40) synthase TruA, with product MMDGAPPDQLKRQGQTIRLRIDLAYDGAPFHGFARQRDATTVQGTLEGALFTLLRRHLNQIDWFVCDEPSDLATVGAGRTDAGVHALAQTLHVDVPASWPMVEELDRLTLALRKMVGPAITIWRVQVVPDRFDARFSATARYYRYRLCDAQAADPLWRFTTWLVGQPLDVGAMQAGATYLVGEHDWTSFCRKRMVTLASGEAVVAPMTRHLSRVEVQRVGDAGLVTIEVDGNAFCHQQVRAIAGCLVFVGKGKRPPEWVREVLAAQDRAVNASIAPPHGLTLIGVQY from the coding sequence ATGATGGATGGGGCCCCGCCGGATCAATTGAAACGGCAAGGCCAGACGATACGACTACGTATCGATTTGGCCTATGACGGGGCCCCTTTCCATGGGTTTGCACGCCAACGCGATGCAACTACTGTGCAGGGCACCCTTGAGGGTGCCTTGTTCACGTTATTGCGCCGTCACCTCAATCAGATCGACTGGTTTGTCTGCGACGAGCCGAGCGACTTGGCCACTGTTGGGGCGGGGCGTACTGATGCGGGGGTCCATGCTCTCGCCCAAACCCTTCACGTGGATGTACCTGCGTCCTGGCCAATGGTGGAGGAGCTTGACCGCCTGACCCTGGCGTTGCGCAAGATGGTTGGCCCCGCGATCACCATTTGGCGTGTGCAGGTAGTGCCCGACCGGTTTGATGCGCGCTTTTCCGCGACAGCCCGCTACTACCGCTATCGCTTGTGTGATGCCCAGGCGGCTGATCCGTTGTGGCGGTTTACTACGTGGTTGGTTGGTCAGCCCTTAGACGTGGGTGCGATGCAAGCTGGGGCGACCTATCTGGTTGGTGAACATGATTGGACGAGTTTTTGTCGCAAGCGGATGGTTACGTTAGCCAGTGGTGAAGCGGTGGTCGCACCTATGACCCGGCACCTGTCACGTGTTGAGGTTCAACGGGTAGGAGATGCGGGGTTGGTCACTATTGAGGTAGACGGTAATGCGTTTTGTCATCAACAGGTTCGTGCTATCGCTGGCTGTTTGGTCTTTGTGGGTAAAGGTAAACGACCACCTGAATGGGTGAGGGAGGTGCTTGCTGCTCAGGATCGGGCAGTAAATGCATCCATTGCACCACCCCATGGCTTAACCCTCATTGGGGTTCAGTACTAG
- a CDS encoding ClbS/DfsB family four-helix bundle protein, which translates to MPRPRTKEDLIITAKENYDKLNVLITKLSDEELSTPFDFSNDEKKKEAHWKRDKNLRDILIHLYEWHQLLLNWVDTNIKGVAKPFIPAPYNWKTYGDMNVEFWKKHQETSLTDAKEMIHKSHKDILELAQRFTNEELFSKDVYKWVGGSVLGSYFVSTTSSHYDWAIKKLKAHQKNCKRK; encoded by the coding sequence ATACCAAGACCAAGAACAAAAGAAGATTTAATAATTACAGCAAAAGAAAACTACGATAAGTTGAACGTATTGATTACCAAGTTGTCTGACGAAGAATTAAGCACACCTTTTGACTTTTCGAATGATGAAAAAAAGAAAGAGGCCCATTGGAAAAGAGACAAAAATCTAAGAGATATCTTGATACATTTATATGAATGGCACCAACTTCTTTTAAATTGGGTAGATACAAATATAAAAGGAGTGGCGAAACCTTTTATTCCAGCTCCATATAATTGGAAAACTTATGGAGATATGAATGTAGAGTTTTGGAAAAAACATCAAGAAACTTCTCTTACAGATGCAAAAGAAATGATCCACAAATCCCATAAAGACATTTTAGAATTAGCTCAAAGATTTACAAATGAAGAATTGTTTTCAAAAGATGTCTATAAGTGGGTAGGAGGAAGTGTACTTGGTTCGTATTTTGTAAGTACTACTTCAAGTCATTATGATTGGGCGATAAAGAAGTTAAAAGCACATCAAAAGAATTGTAAGAGAAAATAG
- a CDS encoding FmdB family zinc ribbon protein → MPTYDYACLDNGHVFEARQSFSEPALTACVICGGPVRKKFSAAGIVFKGSGYYVNDTRKPDSSSSDSSSSSSTSSSSETTSSSSSAAD, encoded by the coding sequence ATGCCCACTTACGATTACGCATGCCTTGACAATGGCCACGTATTTGAAGCCCGCCAATCGTTTTCTGAACCTGCCCTCACGGCCTGCGTGATATGCGGTGGCCCGGTACGAAAGAAGTTCAGTGCGGCTGGCATCGTCTTTAAAGGTTCCGGATATTACGTGAACGACACGCGCAAACCAGATAGTTCATCATCTGACTCATCATCGTCATCATCCACATCATCAAGTTCCGAAACCACCTCCAGCAGCTCATCTGCCGCTGACTAG
- the galU gene encoding UTP--glucose-1-phosphate uridylyltransferase GalU: MFTNKAVIPAAGLGTRFLPATKAQPKEMIPIVDKPAIQYVVEEAVAAGLTDVLIVTGRNKRALEDHFDRAFELEAELARTGKTELLQQVQAITTLAHVHFVRQGQALGLGHAVGHAHHHIGDNFFAVLLGDDIVVHDNHLLARMITTSERHETSVVAVQEVSDDDLDRYGIVDAVADPNDPESLIVRDLAEKPGKAKARSHLGIIGRYVLSPSIFDYIAATKPGRGGEIQLTDALNAQAHDAPMRAIRFTGRRYDVGAKADALRASVELAASRADLGAEFKSFLRDFVAAMNDETL; the protein is encoded by the coding sequence ATGTTCACCAATAAAGCGGTCATTCCAGCGGCAGGTTTAGGAACTCGATTTCTTCCGGCCACAAAAGCACAACCCAAAGAGATGATTCCCATCGTTGATAAGCCAGCCATTCAGTATGTGGTTGAAGAGGCGGTGGCGGCAGGGCTGACCGATGTGCTAATTGTGACTGGTCGAAATAAACGTGCCCTTGAAGACCACTTTGACCGGGCCTTTGAGCTAGAAGCCGAACTTGCGAGAACCGGCAAAACGGAGTTGTTGCAACAAGTTCAAGCCATCACCACGCTTGCGCATGTACATTTTGTGCGCCAAGGCCAGGCCCTCGGATTGGGGCACGCGGTTGGGCATGCCCATCACCATATTGGCGACAACTTTTTTGCAGTACTGCTCGGTGATGACATCGTCGTGCACGATAATCACCTCCTCGCACGTATGATTACCACGAGTGAACGCCATGAAACGAGTGTGGTTGCCGTCCAAGAAGTGAGTGACGACGATCTCGACCGCTACGGGATTGTGGACGCGGTTGCTGACCCGAACGACCCTGAGAGCCTGATTGTGCGTGATCTAGCCGAAAAACCAGGAAAGGCTAAGGCGCGTTCTCATCTTGGCATTATTGGGCGCTACGTGCTCAGTCCGAGCATATTTGACTACATCGCCGCAACCAAGCCTGGGCGCGGGGGTGAGATTCAACTCACCGATGCGCTCAATGCCCAAGCCCACGATGCCCCGATGCGTGCCATTCGCTTCACTGGACGACGCTATGACGTTGGCGCAAAGGCCGACGCGTTGCGCGCCAGCGTGGAACTTGCCGCAAGCCGAGCAGACCTGGGTGCCGAATTTAAATCGTTTTTGCGTGATTTCGTTGCGGCAATGAACGACGAAACGCTCTAA
- a CDS encoding GNAT family N-acetyltransferase has protein sequence MSELIIRHAEPAEYDHIAQLLLLAYAPGREGGNSMYYEWIQDVQGRAKDGELLVASIDDQVVGTVTWCPPASPLQDIAHEHEGEIRLLGVHPDAAGHGVGRALVQACIACGRQAKLRAIVLLTREWMVRAHHIYESEGFVRIPDRDMVPHPGIVLWAYRLVL, from the coding sequence ATGAGCGAGCTCATCATTCGTCATGCGGAACCCGCTGAGTACGATCATATTGCCCAGTTGCTGCTATTGGCCTATGCCCCCGGTCGAGAAGGCGGCAACTCGATGTATTACGAGTGGATACAAGATGTACAAGGGCGTGCCAAGGATGGTGAACTGCTTGTTGCCAGTATTGATGACCAAGTAGTCGGTACGGTCACGTGGTGTCCACCGGCCTCACCGCTCCAAGACATCGCCCACGAACACGAGGGAGAAATCCGCCTCTTGGGTGTACACCCTGATGCCGCAGGCCATGGTGTTGGGCGAGCACTGGTACAGGCGTGTATTGCGTGTGGCCGCCAGGCCAAGCTTCGCGCGATCGTATTGCTCACGCGTGAATGGATGGTGCGCGCGCACCACATCTATGAATCGGAGGGGTTCGTGCGAATCCCTGACCGCGATATGGTTCCTCATCCAGGTATCGTGTTATGGGCCTACCGGTTGGTGTTGTGA
- a CDS encoding cell wall-binding repeat-containing protein — MSSKRMLALLGASSMLLSLVPGFAFAQAPAEKTLQKLDLSAEQVKDPVEISALWAQNVGKADHVLVTTDAVFADSLASGALQGVLKAPLLFVDAKAGLDNQTMKTITALGASKVTVLGGDQAISAGLVQALQKIPGVKTVDRVSGESRVETSVAIAEKIGAKDGTVIVARADDYADSLAAGALAARTNYPVLLSVNPYKGANGDMVNLHPALEAYLKNAKIKKVIVAGGPSVVAEDTVKAISTIVSDTTRVAGETRRETAVALAKLWNSTGKVTVVDGFATTNGFHNGFAAALSAANLGAPIVLANKEQQLSEGEQALIGPAATGVTGYCGTYVNASICNAVAEKQGAKVTQSVLNNAEASKRIQVSPENVANLISDGKTAANRQYQVDGVEAGKQYTIKLAKAKRDEKGNVVLDLGTDGKPQDTMTQAAVSVVNGATSPSANNVKVQPVGERIVFSVEVNGMANYGYVLPLITTVDGEQEKIVGQGGAVIVTPPQLPNGEFLQSITKKELDWNVVAVNKAEKFLIIESEGMQRTLVFKARDLFYAGSVREDRRIDLETFLKRVGPGDTIGAKSGSDDIYNTLYYQSPLLASTIVFKNLAPVPPLVTQLRGDIPTPHSLKLRVSQFVNGADLTIKVAKIDGMGVDYDTDPTKFKITKTFTAVKPAEGGWADLVIDGLEPDSLYDFAVAQTVGEETSVYGDFGSPDKNVIGTDLLQTSKQYTPLSITRVDRTEDPINDGTSYMPPNALQATGNAMFKITLDTDKFDGGTIYPELISVKATSGGVVRPRPQDSTSHSLNNDQSVLNPVGYDKVGAAGAGESKVFYLQLFTPLKDADPDVEYVLTFEPRAIVSKDGSMESGPATYRFNY; from the coding sequence ATGTCATCAAAACGAATGCTTGCGTTACTTGGTGCAAGCTCAATGTTGTTGAGTCTTGTCCCTGGTTTTGCGTTTGCTCAAGCACCAGCAGAGAAAACACTTCAAAAGTTGGATCTATCTGCTGAACAGGTAAAGGATCCTGTTGAGATTAGTGCACTTTGGGCTCAGAACGTTGGCAAGGCAGATCACGTTCTTGTGACAACGGATGCTGTATTTGCAGACAGTTTGGCCTCGGGTGCTTTACAAGGTGTGCTCAAAGCACCGCTCCTGTTTGTGGATGCGAAGGCTGGCCTGGATAATCAGACAATGAAAACGATTACCGCGCTGGGGGCATCCAAGGTCACGGTGCTCGGTGGTGATCAGGCAATTAGCGCTGGTCTTGTCCAGGCGTTGCAGAAGATTCCTGGGGTCAAGACCGTTGACCGGGTAAGTGGTGAAAGCCGGGTTGAAACATCGGTAGCAATCGCAGAGAAAATTGGGGCCAAAGATGGCACCGTCATTGTGGCTCGTGCTGATGATTATGCGGATTCCCTAGCCGCTGGTGCCTTGGCAGCACGCACCAACTATCCGGTGCTGCTGAGCGTCAATCCGTATAAGGGTGCTAACGGTGACATGGTGAACTTGCATCCGGCGCTCGAAGCCTATTTAAAGAACGCAAAGATCAAGAAGGTTATCGTGGCCGGTGGCCCCAGCGTTGTGGCTGAGGACACAGTTAAAGCAATTTCCACGATTGTGAGTGACACAACCCGTGTAGCCGGTGAAACTCGCCGCGAGACGGCAGTTGCACTTGCAAAGTTGTGGAATAGCACTGGCAAGGTGACTGTGGTTGACGGGTTTGCGACCACGAATGGATTCCATAATGGCTTTGCCGCAGCCTTGAGTGCAGCCAACCTTGGTGCCCCAATCGTACTTGCCAACAAGGAACAGCAACTGAGCGAAGGTGAGCAAGCGCTGATCGGTCCGGCTGCAACTGGTGTGACGGGCTACTGCGGCACCTATGTGAATGCCAGTATTTGCAATGCTGTTGCTGAAAAGCAGGGGGCGAAGGTAACGCAGTCGGTATTGAATAACGCTGAAGCCTCTAAGCGTATTCAAGTCTCACCGGAAAACGTGGCGAATCTGATCAGTGATGGGAAGACGGCTGCCAACCGTCAATACCAGGTTGACGGTGTTGAAGCTGGCAAGCAATACACCATCAAACTCGCCAAAGCAAAGCGGGATGAAAAGGGCAATGTTGTCCTTGATTTAGGTACGGATGGCAAGCCGCAGGACACCATGACCCAGGCCGCAGTTAGTGTCGTTAATGGGGCTACATCGCCATCAGCCAATAATGTGAAAGTACAGCCAGTCGGGGAGCGCATCGTATTCTCCGTTGAAGTGAATGGGATGGCGAATTACGGCTACGTACTCCCACTCATCACGACCGTAGATGGTGAACAAGAAAAAATTGTTGGCCAAGGTGGTGCGGTGATCGTTACCCCACCACAACTACCGAATGGGGAGTTCCTCCAATCGATCACTAAAAAAGAGCTTGACTGGAATGTTGTTGCAGTCAATAAAGCTGAGAAGTTTTTGATTATCGAGTCTGAGGGAATGCAACGCACCCTTGTCTTTAAGGCTAGAGACTTATTCTATGCTGGGAGTGTACGGGAAGATCGCCGTATTGATCTAGAGACCTTTTTGAAGCGTGTCGGTCCTGGCGACACTATCGGTGCGAAATCTGGATCAGATGATATTTACAACACGCTCTACTATCAGAGTCCGCTCTTGGCATCCACGATTGTATTTAAGAACTTGGCGCCGGTTCCCCCACTGGTAACGCAACTGCGTGGAGATATTCCTACACCACACTCACTCAAATTGCGTGTATCTCAATTTGTGAATGGTGCAGATTTGACGATAAAGGTTGCCAAGATTGACGGCATGGGCGTCGACTATGACACTGATCCCACCAAGTTCAAGATAACCAAGACGTTCACTGCCGTGAAGCCAGCAGAAGGTGGCTGGGCTGATCTCGTCATTGACGGGTTGGAACCTGATTCACTGTATGACTTTGCCGTTGCTCAAACTGTTGGTGAGGAGACATCGGTTTATGGTGATTTTGGTTCGCCTGATAAGAACGTCATTGGTACAGATTTGTTGCAAACCTCGAAACAGTACACGCCACTGAGTATCACTCGTGTTGATCGTACGGAAGACCCCATTAATGACGGCACAAGTTATATGCCACCAAATGCCCTGCAAGCGACGGGCAACGCGATGTTTAAGATCACCCTTGACACGGATAAGTTCGATGGCGGCACCATATACCCAGAACTGATCTCAGTTAAGGCCACTTCAGGTGGTGTGGTTCGTCCACGTCCTCAAGATAGTACGAGCCACTCTCTTAATAATGATCAATCGGTACTGAATCCAGTTGGCTACGACAAGGTTGGTGCTGCTGGGGCTGGGGAATCTAAGGTCTTTTACCTGCAGCTCTTTACCCCGCTCAAGGACGCAGATCCGGATGTTGAGTACGTCTTAACATTTGAACCCCGAGCCATCGTGTCAAAGGATGGGTCGATGGAGTCCGGACCAGCAACCTACCGATTCAACTACTAG
- a CDS encoding 5-formyltetrahydrofolate cyclo-ligase, translating into MNAEAPKPPQPQNSKQLKHLVRAKVLVRRAELSNELRIHASSVVCQRLWEMREVQSAEVVMGYSSLIEELNINPLLERLIGRNTHVWLPRITGPGEMEAAPIKSLDDTRIGPMGINEPKGAVSDLHKAPHVVLVPGVSFDPEGNRLGVGQGYYDRFLANLSRRPYLIGVAFDEQMVRAIPYEDHDIQMDVVVTPSHIYR; encoded by the coding sequence ATGAACGCCGAAGCCCCCAAACCCCCGCAGCCGCAAAATAGCAAACAGCTCAAACACCTGGTGCGTGCCAAAGTGCTTGTACGTCGCGCGGAACTGAGCAATGAATTGCGTATTCACGCCTCAAGTGTTGTTTGCCAGCGCCTTTGGGAAATGCGGGAGGTACAAAGCGCCGAAGTCGTGATGGGCTACTCCAGTTTGATTGAAGAGCTGAATATCAATCCCCTCCTCGAACGGTTAATTGGACGCAATACCCATGTGTGGTTACCGCGTATCACCGGACCAGGCGAAATGGAAGCTGCACCGATCAAGAGCCTTGATGACACCCGTATTGGCCCCATGGGCATTAACGAACCTAAAGGGGCGGTGAGTGATCTGCACAAGGCCCCGCACGTGGTTCTGGTTCCGGGCGTGTCATTTGACCCTGAAGGTAACCGGTTGGGGGTCGGTCAGGGCTACTATGACCGCTTCTTAGCGAACTTGAGCCGCCGCCCCTACCTCATTGGAGTTGCCTTTGATGAGCAAATGGTCCGCGCAATACCCTATGAAGATCACGATATTCAAATGGATGTCGTCGTAACGCCTTCGCACATATATCGTTAG
- a CDS encoding alpha/beta hydrolase yields MVSKKIGKWISAEKYKEYLSAYREAMKKIPESESLQIKTSYGTVQTYCWENNNANQKFPILLLPGKSSGTPMWYANLPDLYQNRTVYAFDALGDAGLSEQDRPINNSFDQAKWIDETIEKLNLSKVHVMGHSFGGWLSANYASLFPQKIASLILIEPVFTFQMIKLVIILKSIPYNMRFLPKKWRQGLLREISGSQDIDTSDPVAKMIDDGANYYISNLPSPKLITRKQMQSWKFPLYVAFSDNSGVHNSSKALREAEINVRDITAKIWKNATHSLPMEYPEELDKDIILFIERYDN; encoded by the coding sequence ATGGTCTCTAAGAAAATTGGAAAATGGATATCTGCAGAAAAGTATAAAGAATACCTAAGTGCCTATCGTGAAGCAATGAAGAAAATCCCTGAGTCTGAGTCATTGCAAATAAAAACATCCTACGGGACTGTACAGACTTATTGCTGGGAAAATAATAATGCAAATCAGAAATTTCCTATACTGCTTTTGCCGGGCAAATCATCCGGAACACCGATGTGGTATGCCAATCTTCCTGATTTATATCAAAATAGAACAGTGTATGCTTTTGACGCATTAGGGGATGCAGGATTGAGTGAGCAAGATAGGCCTATAAACAATAGTTTTGATCAGGCAAAATGGATAGACGAAACAATAGAAAAGCTTAATTTAAGCAAGGTGCATGTGATGGGGCACTCATTTGGCGGATGGTTGTCAGCTAATTATGCTTCTCTATTTCCGCAAAAAATAGCATCACTAATACTAATTGAGCCTGTTTTTACATTTCAGATGATAAAACTTGTCATTATACTAAAGTCTATTCCCTACAATATGCGTTTCTTGCCGAAAAAATGGAGGCAGGGGCTTTTGAGGGAAATAAGTGGCTCTCAAGACATTGATACAAGTGATCCTGTAGCCAAAATGATTGATGATGGGGCAAACTATTATATTTCGAATTTACCTTCTCCGAAGTTGATTACTCGTAAGCAAATGCAAAGTTGGAAGTTTCCTTTATATGTTGCATTTTCCGATAATAGTGGAGTTCACAATTCTTCTAAAGCACTAAGAGAGGCAGAGATAAATGTTAGAGATATTACTGCTAAAATATGGAAAAATGCCACCCATTCATTACCTATGGAATATCCCGAAGAATTAGATAAGGATATTATCCTATTTATTGAAAGGTATGATAATTGA
- the rplQ gene encoding 50S ribosomal protein L17 has translation MPKPVRGPRLGGSAAHQKHIIRNLAKELIRHGRIQTTLKKAKTLQPEVERMVTWAKDGSLPARRRAISALNDVALVGHLFSEIGPKHADRKGGYTRVVKVGPRKGDNAMMALIEFTDAVEPFQREDEATAAAETATSSSGRVWGRRKKADGAAEPEAAEVKDDASDAAAEAESTEEA, from the coding sequence ATGCCTAAGCCTGTGCGTGGGCCCCGCCTTGGCGGTTCTGCAGCCCACCAGAAGCATATTATTCGTAACCTGGCCAAGGAATTGATCCGTCATGGCCGGATTCAGACCACCTTGAAGAAGGCCAAGACCTTGCAACCTGAGGTAGAACGCATGGTTACCTGGGCCAAGGATGGCAGTCTGCCCGCGCGTCGCCGTGCTATTTCTGCTTTGAATGACGTGGCCTTGGTTGGTCATCTGTTTAGCGAGATTGGTCCCAAACATGCTGATCGCAAGGGTGGATACACCCGTGTAGTCAAGGTTGGTCCCCGTAAGGGTGACAACGCCATGATGGCGCTGATCGAGTTCACTGATGCGGTTGAACCATTCCAACGCGAAGACGAAGCCACAGCCGCTGCTGAAACGGCTACCAGCTCAAGTGGTCGCGTGTGGGGTCGTCGCAAGAAAGCCGATGGTGCAGCAGAACCTGAAGCCGCTGAGGTGAAGGATGATGCGAGCGATGCCGCCGCAGAAGCGGAATCAACTGAAGAAGCATAA